A window of Nocardia arthritidis genomic DNA:
TTCACCCACACCTGCTTCATGGTGACGCCCTACGAGGAATACGTCCGGGTGGCCGAGGAATTGGCCGCGCTGACCCCCGGCGACCACGACAAGCGCAGCGTGCTGTTCAATTCCGGCGCCGAGGCGGTGGAGAATGCGGTGAAGGTGGCGCGGCTGGCCACCGGCCGCACCGCCGTCGTCGCCTTCGACCACGCCTACCACGGCCGCACGAATCTCACGATGGCGCTGACCGCGAAGAATATGCCGTACAAGGAGCGGTTCGGGCCGTTCGCGCCGGAGATCTACCGGATGCCGATGTCCTATCCGTATCGTGACGAGCCCGGGTTGACCGGCGCGATGGCGGCGCGGCGGGCCATTTCCCGGATCGAAACACAGCTCGGCGCCGATGCTGTCGCCGCGGTCATCGTCGAACCCATACAGGGCGAGGGCGGTTTCATCGTTCCGGCACCGGGTTTCCTTGCGGCACTGTCGGATTGGGCGCGCGAGCACGGGATCGTCTTCATCGCCGACGAGGTGCAGACCGGATTCGCCCGCACGGGAGCGTGGTTCGCCTGCGAGCACGAGGGCGTGGTGCCCGATCTGATCACCATGGCCAAGGGCATCGCCGGTGGTATGCCGCTCGCGGCGGTCACCGGACGGGCCGAACTGCTGGACGCGGTGCACTCGGGCGGGCTCGGCGGCACCTACGGCGGAAATCCGGTGGCCTGTGCGGCTGCCTCGGCCACGCTCGGGGTGATGCGCGAGCTGGATCTGCCCGCGCGGGCCCGGGAGATCGAGGCGGTGGTGCTACCCCGATTGCGCGAATTGGCTGCCGAGACAGGCGTTGTCGGTGACGTGCGCGGGCGCGGTGCCATGCTCGCACTGGAGCTGGTCCGTCCCGGCACCGCCGAACCCGCCCCGGAACTCGCCAAAGCCGTTGCCGCCAACGCACTCTCGCAGGGCTTGCTGACGCTGACCTGCGGCACCTACGGCAACGTCATCCGGCTGCTGCCGCCGCTGGTGATCGGGCCGGACCTGCTCGCCGACGGCATCGGCGTGCTTGCCGACGCACTACGAGCCAGTGCCTGAATGTTCCACCGAGAGAGGAGAATTCGTCATGCGTGAGGTGGCCGACCTGCTCGCCGCCGTGCCGACCGGCCTGTGGATCGGCGGCGAACAGCTGCCCGCGACAGGCGGCGGCGCCTTCCCGGTATTCGATCCGGCGACGGGGAGGTGCTGACGACGGTCGCCGACGCCACCGCCGCCGACGGTGCGCGTGCGATGGACGCCGCCGCGGCCGCGCAGCCGGGCTGGGCGGCGACTCCGGCCCGGGTGCGATCCGAAATCCTGCGCCGCGGTTGGGAATTGATCAACGAGCGACGCGACGACTTCGCCATGCTGATGACGCTGGAAATGGGTAAGCCGCTGGCGGAGAGCTACGGCGAGGTGACCTACGGCGGGGAATTCCTGCGCTGGTTCGCCGAAGAGGGCGTGCGGATCAACGGCCGCTATACCCGTTCGCCCGCGGGCGGTGGCCGCATTCTGGTCACCAAGCAGCCGGTGGGCCCGGCACTGGCGATCACGCCGTGGAACTTCCCGCTCGCCATGGGCACCCGAAAGATCGCGCCCGCCTTCGCCGCCGGCTGCACGATGGTGGTGAAACCGGCGGCCGAGACGCCGCTGACCATGCTGCTGCTCGGACAGATCTTCGCCGAGGCCGGGCTGCCGCCGGGCGTGCTATCGATCCTGCCGACCGCGCGGGCGGCCCGGTTGACCGATCCGCTGTTCGACGACGCGCGACTGCGCAAGGTGACCTTCACCGGATCCACCGCCGTCGGCAAAACCCTACTGGCGCAATCGGCTTCGCGGGTGCTGCGGACCTCGATGGAGCTCGGCGGCAACGCGCCGTTCGTGGTATTCGACGACGCCGACCTGGATTGCGCCATCGATGGCGCGCTGGCGGCGAAGATGCGCAATATCGGCGAGGCCTGTACCGCGGCCAATCGCTTCCACGTCGACAACGCGGTGCGCACGGAATTCACCGCCCGGCTCACCGATCGGATGCGGGCGCTGAAGATCGGTAACGGACTGCTCGACGGCGCACAGGTCGGGCCGCTCATCAGCGCGAAACAGCGCGAGTCGGTCGCCGAACTGGTGGCCGACGCGGTGCGCAAGGGCGCGCGGATCACCACCGGCGGCGCGAGTCTGCCCGGGCCGGGCTACTTCTACGAACCCACCGTGCTCGCCGACGTGCCGCCCGATGCGCGCATCCTGCGCGAGGAGGTGTTCGGCCCGGTGGCCGCGATCACCGGCTTCGACGGTGAACAGGCCGGTGTCGCCGCCGCCAACGACACCGAATTCGGTTTGGCCGCATATATTTACACGAAAGACCTGGACCGCGCGCTGCGCGTCGCCGATGCGATCGAGTCGGGCATGGTCGGTGTGAATCGGGGCGTCATCTCCGATGTCGCGGCGCCGTTCGGCGGTGTCAAGGAATCGGGGCTGGGCCGGGAGGCGGGCACGGAGGGCATCGAAGAGTACTTGGAAACGAAGTACATCGCGCTGCCGTAGTCGATCGAAT
This region includes:
- the gabT gene encoding 4-aminobutyrate--2-oxoglutarate transaminase, which translates into the protein MIELAHRLPQRRKLVTALPGPRSAALAARRKAAVAAGVGSTAPVFAADADGGVLVDVDGNSLIDLGSGIAVTSVGASHPAVAAAIAEQAARFTHTCFMVTPYEEYVRVAEELAALTPGDHDKRSVLFNSGAEAVENAVKVARLATGRTAVVAFDHAYHGRTNLTMALTAKNMPYKERFGPFAPEIYRMPMSYPYRDEPGLTGAMAARRAISRIETQLGADAVAAVIVEPIQGEGGFIVPAPGFLAALSDWAREHGIVFIADEVQTGFARTGAWFACEHEGVVPDLITMAKGIAGGMPLAAVTGRAELLDAVHSGGLGGTYGGNPVACAAASATLGVMRELDLPARAREIEAVVLPRLRELAAETGVVGDVRGRGAMLALELVRPGTAEPAPELAKAVAANALSQGLLTLTCGTYGNVIRLLPPLVIGPDLLADGIGVLADALRASA